A genomic window from Rhodococcus sp. KBS0724 includes:
- a CDS encoding ABC transporter ATP-binding protein, which yields MGRIRIENLSRKFADVTAVDNIDIDVRDGDFLVLLGPSGCGKTTLLRMLAGLLEPTSGRILLDDEDITSAPARRRDVAMVFQNYALYPHLSVAKNLAFPLKVKKIDKASAVARVEEVAQQLEIAHLLERKPKELSGGQRQRVAVGRAIVRNPKAFLMDEPLSNLDAKLRTATRRELTDLHRRLGATFVYVTHDQVEAMTMATRIALLDNGRLEQLGTPEDVYDRPASVFVAGFLGRPAMNLIEAKAFSNDGRVMVSAEGIEASLWPGESESRDVVLGIRPEHLTPAQPGVDSGTGARITVDVTSVENLGSEQVAYCQVGSTTICVRAPRPIALREGHSAVLSAALRHLHLFDRASGRRLEWLDIPAALDLDSSVFG from the coding sequence ATGGGCAGGATTCGAATAGAGAATCTGAGTCGGAAGTTCGCAGATGTCACCGCAGTCGACAACATCGACATTGATGTTCGTGACGGCGATTTCCTGGTCCTTCTCGGACCGAGCGGCTGCGGGAAAACGACCTTGCTGAGGATGCTCGCCGGCCTCCTCGAGCCGACCAGTGGCCGAATATTGCTCGACGACGAAGACATCACCAGTGCTCCCGCTCGTCGGCGCGATGTCGCAATGGTGTTCCAGAACTATGCCCTTTACCCGCACCTTTCCGTCGCAAAGAACCTCGCGTTTCCCCTGAAAGTCAAGAAGATCGACAAGGCTTCGGCAGTGGCGCGCGTCGAAGAGGTGGCACAACAACTCGAGATCGCACATCTGTTGGAGCGTAAGCCGAAGGAACTGTCGGGCGGTCAGCGCCAGCGCGTTGCGGTCGGTCGAGCGATCGTCCGAAATCCGAAGGCGTTCTTGATGGACGAGCCACTCTCGAACCTTGACGCGAAGCTCCGAACAGCGACCCGTCGTGAACTCACCGACCTTCACCGGCGGCTGGGTGCCACATTCGTCTACGTCACCCACGACCAGGTCGAGGCAATGACAATGGCGACGCGTATCGCGCTGCTCGACAACGGCAGGCTCGAGCAACTCGGCACCCCCGAGGATGTCTACGATCGTCCGGCATCAGTGTTCGTCGCAGGGTTCCTAGGTAGGCCCGCAATGAATCTTATTGAAGCAAAGGCATTCTCGAACGACGGCCGTGTGATGGTGTCGGCTGAAGGAATCGAAGCGTCGCTGTGGCCAGGTGAGTCCGAATCGCGTGACGTCGTACTCGGGATCCGTCCGGAACACCTCACACCGGCGCAACCGGGTGTCGATTCCGGTACCGGTGCGCGCATCACGGTCGATGTCACCTCGGTCGAGAACCTCGGAAGCGAGCAGGTGGCCTACTGCCAGGTCGGGTCGACCACGATCTGCGTGCGCGCTCCGCGACCGATCGCCCTTCGCGAAGGGCACTCTGCGGTGCTGTCCGCCGCCCTGCGTCACCTTCATCTCTTCGATCGAGCCAGCGGGCGCCGGCTCGAATGGCTGGACATACCAGCAGCATTGGATCTCGATTCATCCGTCTTCGGCTGA
- a CDS encoding MurR/RpiR family transcriptional regulator — protein sequence MSKLQTDPPVGATLSTIRALAPSLGPSERRVADICIARPKEFAWWSAADVAEHASTSTATVIRACQNLGFKGFQHLRMLLLRDLGAAESRVPGSSHPKGGNGLLRAVFDEVATDLGGALAPLDHGAFDRAVDAIANADRVLVVGNGVSGPSASTVAVRFTLYGRTVEAPTDAVMQQLIARHLTSRDVCLAISDSGLNSLTLQPAEAAKEAGATVIGVTGYARSPLMELADVGLVLGGGSGPWSAHGASATVVQLTFLIGLQIAVSERRGGSAQAAARSLEQVFGVLNHGSAG from the coding sequence ATGAGTAAGTTGCAGACCGATCCCCCTGTAGGTGCCACTCTTTCGACCATTCGCGCTCTTGCCCCCTCGCTCGGCCCGAGTGAGCGGCGCGTCGCTGACATCTGCATCGCCAGGCCGAAGGAGTTTGCCTGGTGGTCGGCGGCAGATGTGGCCGAGCATGCGTCCACGTCGACAGCCACAGTCATTCGAGCCTGTCAGAATCTCGGATTCAAAGGCTTCCAGCATCTGCGCATGCTGCTGTTGAGAGACTTGGGTGCAGCCGAATCGCGGGTGCCGGGTTCGTCGCACCCCAAGGGCGGCAACGGACTGCTGCGCGCCGTATTCGACGAAGTGGCGACCGATCTCGGCGGAGCGCTCGCACCTTTGGATCACGGTGCTTTCGACCGGGCCGTCGACGCCATCGCTAACGCCGACCGCGTGCTTGTTGTGGGAAACGGAGTGTCCGGGCCGTCGGCATCGACAGTGGCTGTTCGGTTCACTTTGTATGGACGCACCGTCGAAGCGCCCACTGATGCAGTGATGCAGCAACTCATTGCCCGGCACCTCACCTCGCGTGATGTCTGTCTGGCGATCAGTGACAGTGGGCTCAACTCGTTGACGCTCCAGCCTGCCGAAGCCGCAAAAGAGGCCGGTGCAACCGTAATCGGCGTGACCGGGTATGCGCGTTCGCCGCTGATGGAACTGGCGGACGTTGGCCTGGTTCTCGGGGGTGGGTCGGGCCCGTGGAGCGCACACGGCGCGTCGGCAACGGTAGTCCAGCTGACCTTCTTGATAGGACTCCAGATTGCGGTGAGTGAACGCCGCGGCGGATCTGCCCAAGCTGCAGCTCGGTCCCTCGAGCAGGTGTTCGGCGTCCTCAATCATGGTTCCGCTGGCTGA